CTGCAGAGGGATTATCGAACATACAGAATGAGGCCCGAACATGTTTGTGACAAATTTCATGACTGAAAAGGTTACCACGGTGAATCCGGAGATGTTGCTGCCGCAGGTGAAAGATCTGCTGAGCAAGGGGAAGTTCAGGCATTTACCGGTTATTGATGCCTCGGGGAAATTGACCGGAATCCTTACCGACCGGGATCTGCGCAGCGCTTACCCTTCTGCGGTGATTGACGAAGCGGAAAGAGCCAGATACCTCAACCGTTTTAATCAAATGAAAGTCAGCGAGATCATGACTGAGGCGGTGGCCCGGTTAACCCTTCGCTCAACACTTGATGACGCCCTGCTGCAATTTGACCGGGAAAAAATCGGTGCCCTGCCTGTGGTGGATGATGAGCAGAAAGTTGTCGGGATTCTCTCTGTGCAGGATTTACTTGCCGCCTATAAGCAATTATTCGGTCTGGGGGAAAAAGGTTCCGCATTGATTGCCGTGAAAGATGACGGCAAACCGCATCCTCTTACCAGACTTACTGAAGTCTTAG
Above is a genomic segment from Pseudomonadota bacterium containing:
- a CDS encoding CBS domain-containing protein, whose product is MFVTNFMTEKVTTVNPEMLLPQVKDLLSKGKFRHLPVIDASGKLTGILTDRDLRSAYPSAVIDEAERARYLNRFNQMKVSEIMTEAVARLTLRSTLDDALLQFDREKIGALPVVDDEQKVVGILSVQDLLAAYKQLFGLGEKGSALIAVKDDGKPHPLTRLTEVLENKKVPFSRLIRDVRSASNTGSGLIYIRVHTHNISGIHTALASAGFSTVTPAA